A window from Chiloscyllium punctatum isolate Juve2018m chromosome 3, sChiPun1.3, whole genome shotgun sequence encodes these proteins:
- the dnph1 gene encoding 5-hydroxymethyl-dUMP N-hydrolase — protein sequence MGLGIYFCGSIRGGRNDVEIYGRIINYLKKFGRVFTEHIGSPDLVEKGEDGVKSGDKYIHDRDMKWLQEADVIVAEVTQPSLGVGYEIGRAVAMNKKILCLFRTSSKYILSAMIQGAENGTNFQVKDYSEEEVETILQQYFEVQLQA from the exons ATGGGACTCGGGATTTACTTCTGCGGGAGTATCAGGGGTGGGAGGAACGATGTGGAGATTTACGGCCGCATTATCAACTACTTGAAGAAATTTGGACGAGTTTTTACTGAGCATATCGGCAGCCCGGATTTAGTGGAGAAAG GTGAGGATGGAGTGAAGTCTGGAGATAAATACATCCACGATCGAGATATGAAGTGGCTGCAAGAGGCTGATG TAATAGTGGCAGAGGTCACCCAGCCTTCCTTGGGCGTCGGTTATGAAATTGGAAGGGCTGTAGCAATGAACAAGAAGATTCTGTGTCTGTTCAGAACATCATCAAAATATA TTCTTTCAGCAATGATCCAAGGGGCAGAAAATGGAACCAACTTTCAAGTGAAGGATTATTCTGAAGAAGAAGTGGAAACTATTCTACAACAGTATTTTGAGGTTCAGCTACAGGCATGA